The following are from one region of the Sandaracinus amylolyticus genome:
- a CDS encoding 1-acyl-sn-glycerol-3-phosphate acyltransferase, protein MSQLPPSAAVGPSNVPPRGPVEEPAGSPPARTSEDRYRPVVYQPSGAWRSLYERFFAHIKLDERWERTVREQAERGLVVYVARSLSFLDFLALDFLTKKHALPLVRFTNDVGMFVAEPFGRGSRRMRLQKQIPDDQALLDTLEGEHSALLFLRRPPRLQGNGRKGDDMEVDLIRTLVELQRKTSKPIVLVPQTFVWTKRPASPQRRSAIDLIFGPAEWPGRIRVFLQFLANYKNSLLRSGEPFDVRAFLEEHQDMTDAQAADAIRYALLRRMERERALVLGPAKKTSTRIVDELMRSPRLRKHVEHAAKESKREIADVEAEARRDLDKLCAAPDTNVVHFFHRFLDTVVWNRIYDGMVVDREGLERVREAARKGPLVLLPSHKSHVDYLVVSDLLYREGLAPPLIAAGDNLSFFPLGPFLRRSGAFFIKRSFKGKKLYPQLVDAYVRKILVEGWNLELFVEGGRSRTGKLLSPKLGILSMIVDAALQLRDREITFVPISIGYERIIEEKSYVHEQSGGEKQPESIGGLLATSRVLRSKYGRLYLQFGETMSFRGLVDEAVALAGKNDRARGAPSMPNGESGLSPSQRRALVQRIAHRVTYEINRATVVTPAALCATALMAHRRRGITHDQLVRQARTMLAALERLGARIAKPVIDDEGRFRPETLSESLRLFEDAKLVVTVDDGKGDPKRGEPPDEPIYQIPEERRIALEYHKNTVLHFFVPSALISSALLAMNGEAELETLRDRVRRLSRLFKLEFMYRADAEFDEIFDDALGSMRAAGEVEIAGSMVRRGGGASSASIERYAEMLRSYFESYRLALLSVRALRNGEIASFGKKEWLKNALALGQRRYLSGQITLRESVARPKLENALAALHDHQVVRVEGDHIKPGALIDDGTTYVELDRVLIEHLVID, encoded by the coding sequence ATGAGCCAGCTGCCTCCGTCCGCCGCCGTCGGCCCGTCGAACGTGCCCCCGCGCGGTCCCGTCGAGGAGCCCGCCGGGAGCCCTCCGGCGCGCACCAGCGAGGATAGGTACCGACCCGTCGTCTACCAGCCGAGCGGCGCGTGGCGCTCGCTGTACGAGCGGTTCTTCGCGCACATCAAGCTCGACGAGCGATGGGAGCGAACCGTCCGCGAGCAAGCGGAGCGCGGCCTCGTCGTGTACGTGGCGCGCTCGCTCTCGTTCCTCGACTTCCTCGCGCTCGACTTCCTCACGAAGAAGCACGCCCTGCCGCTGGTGCGCTTCACCAACGACGTGGGGATGTTCGTCGCGGAGCCCTTCGGTCGGGGCTCGCGACGCATGCGCCTCCAGAAGCAGATCCCCGACGATCAGGCGCTGCTCGACACGCTCGAGGGCGAGCACAGCGCCCTGCTCTTCCTGCGTCGCCCGCCGCGCCTCCAGGGCAACGGCCGCAAGGGCGACGACATGGAGGTCGATCTGATCCGCACGCTCGTCGAGCTGCAGCGCAAGACGAGCAAGCCGATCGTGCTCGTGCCGCAGACGTTCGTGTGGACGAAGCGCCCCGCGAGCCCGCAGCGACGCTCGGCGATCGATCTGATCTTCGGGCCCGCGGAGTGGCCCGGGCGCATCCGCGTGTTCCTGCAGTTCCTCGCGAACTACAAGAACTCGCTGCTGCGCAGCGGCGAGCCGTTCGACGTCCGCGCGTTCCTCGAAGAGCACCAGGACATGACCGATGCGCAGGCGGCGGATGCGATCCGCTACGCGCTGCTGCGCCGCATGGAGCGCGAGCGTGCGCTGGTGCTCGGGCCCGCGAAGAAGACGTCGACGCGCATCGTCGACGAGCTCATGCGCAGCCCGCGCCTGCGCAAGCACGTCGAGCACGCCGCGAAGGAGAGCAAGCGCGAGATCGCCGACGTCGAAGCCGAAGCGCGGCGCGATCTCGACAAGCTCTGCGCGGCGCCGGACACCAACGTCGTCCACTTCTTCCATCGCTTCCTCGACACCGTCGTGTGGAACCGGATCTACGACGGGATGGTCGTCGATCGCGAAGGCCTCGAGCGGGTGCGCGAGGCCGCGCGCAAGGGGCCGCTCGTGCTGCTCCCCTCGCACAAGAGCCACGTCGACTACCTCGTGGTGAGCGATCTGCTCTATCGCGAAGGGCTCGCGCCGCCGCTGATCGCCGCGGGCGACAACCTCTCGTTCTTCCCGCTCGGGCCCTTCCTGCGGCGCTCGGGCGCGTTCTTCATCAAGCGCAGCTTCAAGGGCAAGAAGCTCTATCCGCAGCTCGTCGACGCGTACGTCCGCAAGATCCTGGTCGAGGGCTGGAACCTCGAGCTCTTCGTCGAGGGCGGTCGATCGCGCACCGGAAAGCTGCTCTCGCCGAAGCTCGGGATCCTCTCGATGATCGTCGATGCGGCGCTGCAGCTCCGCGATCGCGAGATCACGTTCGTACCGATCTCGATCGGCTACGAGCGCATCATCGAGGAGAAGTCGTACGTGCACGAGCAGTCGGGCGGCGAGAAGCAGCCCGAGAGCATCGGCGGTCTGCTCGCGACGAGCCGCGTGCTGCGCAGCAAGTACGGGCGGCTCTATCTCCAGTTCGGCGAGACGATGTCGTTCCGCGGGCTCGTCGACGAAGCGGTCGCGCTCGCGGGCAAGAACGATCGTGCGCGCGGTGCGCCGTCGATGCCGAATGGCGAGAGCGGGCTCTCTCCTTCGCAGCGTCGTGCTCTCGTGCAGCGCATCGCGCACCGCGTGACCTACGAGATCAACCGCGCGACGGTGGTCACGCCCGCCGCGCTCTGCGCGACCGCGCTGATGGCGCATCGCCGCCGCGGCATCACCCACGATCAGCTGGTGCGTCAGGCGCGCACGATGCTGGCCGCGCTCGAGCGGCTGGGCGCGCGCATCGCGAAGCCGGTGATCGACGACGAGGGTCGCTTCCGCCCCGAGACGCTGAGCGAGTCACTGCGGCTCTTCGAGGACGCGAAGCTCGTCGTGACGGTCGACGACGGCAAGGGCGATCCCAAGCGCGGTGAGCCGCCGGACGAGCCGATCTACCAGATCCCCGAGGAGCGCCGGATCGCGCTCGAGTACCACAAGAACACGGTCCTCCACTTCTTCGTGCCGAGCGCGCTGATCTCGAGCGCGCTGCTCGCGATGAACGGCGAGGCCGAGCTCGAGACGCTGCGCGACCGCGTCCGCCGTCTCTCGCGGCTCTTCAAGCTCGAGTTCATGTACCGCGCGGACGCGGAGTTCGACGAGATCTTCGACGACGCGCTGGGCTCGATGCGCGCGGCGGGCGAGGTCGAGATCGCGGGCTCGATGGTGCGTCGCGGAGGCGGTGCGAGCAGCGCGTCGATCGAGCGCTACGCGGAGATGCTGCGCTCGTACTTCGAGAGCTATCGCCTCGCGCTGCTCAGCGTGCGCGCGCTGCGCAACGGGGAGATCGCGTCGTTCGGCAAGAAGGAGTGGCTGAAGAACGCGCTCGCGCTCGGGCAGCGTCGCTACCTCTCCGGACAGATCACGCTGCGCGAGAGCGTGGCGCGACCGAAGCTCGAGAACGCGCTCGCCGCGCTGCACGATCACCAGGTCGTCCGCGTCGAGGGCGATCACATCAAGCCGGGCGCGCTGATCGACGACGGCACGACCTACGTCGAGCTCGATCGCGTGCTGATCGAGCACCTCGTGATCGATTGA
- the rplM gene encoding 50S ribosomal protein L13 → MRLLRAQQTHSANPAEVNRRWFVVDAEGQPLGRVASRIAAVLRGKHTPLYTPHVDTGDFVVVINAEKVKLTGAKLDDKFYYKHSGIPGGFRAEPYRKLLDRKPEFALEKAVKGMLPKTPLGRKMHTKLKVYAGPTHPHAAQKPEVLKF, encoded by the coding sequence ATGCGCCTTCTCCGTGCCCAGCAGACGCACAGCGCCAATCCGGCGGAAGTCAATCGCCGCTGGTTCGTCGTCGACGCCGAAGGACAGCCCCTCGGCCGAGTCGCCTCGCGCATCGCGGCGGTCCTTCGCGGCAAGCACACGCCGCTGTACACGCCCCACGTCGACACGGGCGACTTCGTCGTGGTGATCAACGCCGAGAAGGTGAAGCTCACCGGCGCGAAGCTCGACGACAAGTTCTACTACAAGCACTCGGGCATCCCGGGTGGCTTCCGCGCCGAGCCGTACCGCAAGCTGCTCGATCGCAAGCCGGAGTTCGCGCTCGAGAAGGCGGTCAAGGGCATGCTCCCGAAGACGCCGCTCGGCCGCAAGATGCACACGAAGCTGAAGGTCTACGCGGGCCCGACGCATCCGCACGCGGCGCAGAAGCCGGAAGTGCTCAAGTTCTGA
- a CDS encoding DUF6265 family protein, translating into MATTTTKTKVLGAAFALAIGACGGSCPEARTTTATTGGIGPLAGYGFLAGTWVADHDDGARTEETWTVPRGSVMPGSSHTEAPDGRTRSWESLRIEQRGDAIFYVALPVGADGETSFAAVELEADRAVFENPQHDFPQRITYQLEGPEILRATVSDLGGATQTTWRMRRESR; encoded by the coding sequence ATGGCGACCACGACGACGAAGACGAAGGTGCTCGGCGCGGCGTTCGCGCTCGCGATCGGGGCGTGTGGTGGATCGTGCCCGGAGGCGCGGACCACGACCGCGACGACGGGCGGCATCGGCCCACTCGCGGGCTACGGGTTCCTCGCCGGGACCTGGGTCGCGGACCACGACGACGGCGCGCGCACCGAGGAGACGTGGACGGTGCCCCGCGGGAGCGTGATGCCCGGCTCGTCCCACACCGAGGCGCCCGACGGCCGGACGCGCAGCTGGGAGAGCCTGCGGATCGAGCAGCGGGGTGATGCGATCTTCTACGTGGCGCTGCCGGTCGGCGCGGACGGAGAGACCTCGTTCGCCGCGGTGGAGCTCGAGGCCGATCGCGCGGTGTTCGAGAATCCGCAGCACGATTTCCCGCAGCGCATCACGTACCAGCTCGAGGGCCCCGAGATCTTGCGGGCGACGGTGAGCGATCTCGGTGGGGCGACGCAGACGACCTGGCGCATGAGGCGGGAATCGCGCTAG
- the rpsI gene encoding 30S ribosomal protein S9, with the protein MPQAVIHGRQYGTGKRKRAIARVFLKPGSGDITVNGRTLAEYFPRETSQMIARQAFEVIEKMSDYDVTATVCGGGVAAQAEAVRHGISRALLNVDAELRPSLKKAGLLTRDAREKERKKPGQPGARKKFQFSKR; encoded by the coding sequence ATGCCCCAGGCGGTCATCCACGGTCGGCAGTACGGCACTGGCAAGCGCAAGCGCGCCATCGCTCGTGTGTTCCTCAAGCCGGGCAGCGGCGACATCACGGTGAACGGGCGCACGCTCGCCGAGTACTTCCCGCGCGAGACCTCGCAGATGATCGCCCGCCAGGCGTTCGAGGTCATCGAGAAGATGAGCGACTACGACGTCACCGCGACTGTCTGCGGCGGCGGCGTCGCGGCCCAGGCGGAAGCGGTCCGCCACGGCATCTCGCGCGCGCTCCTGAACGTCGACGCGGAGCTCCGCCCGTCGCTCAAGAAGGCCGGCCTCCTCACCCGCGACGCGCGTGAGAAGGAGCGCAAGAAGCCCGGTCAGCCGGGCGCGCGCAAGAAGTTCCAGTTCAGCAAGCGCTGA